A stretch of the Pelmatolapia mariae isolate MD_Pm_ZW linkage group LG23, Pm_UMD_F_2, whole genome shotgun sequence genome encodes the following:
- the LOC134620352 gene encoding zinc finger protein ZFMSA12A-like isoform X5, with the protein MMDSMMQLDEDVSECWSALLTLTDKLTKSPDNSQRLLQEVFDQRFDSALQSLISDFLSRIEQLFPVPDFKQAASWLDAAPSGLEDCLQKADKDDLRELLTNQSSLQGQALATVGCDTEETLLSVWSHPLFTKLINPNPPPPETEIQSDVLPEVSSPLQLDVELVKVEVVVITEDEQEEIEETVIGSELEASNESSAAVSNECAVTPVVVEVDRLRDSCEDIINQSEDTDLSCSEVTANALHSISHNSQRVAHKCPQCGKCFIYRSQVIRHLRTNRSCGSALTTSVLEQTQPGGADKELRLPQNSPPPRPVRSLSCFQCNAMFKTKAELLSHQRTHRARPIYHCVQCDKEFHHLSSLTNHKQTHLDKGGFTCSRCNKVFESAKERDAHRLQHRLPDLTCTMCDQTFSSQTRLLRHLQTHSVEGAKLRYNCRFCDQTFSGVTQLRIHQRTHTFRSYQCDLCSKTYGSLTGLQSHRATHTAESRFLCSQCGKRFKTRDGLEGHLRTHTGERPYRCPYCSKDFTALAGLNVHVRRHTGERPYVCTVCGKGWPSGGDLQKHMRTHTGERPYVCQDCGKAFSISCHLTEHRRIHTGEKPFSCPECGKCLRRKFDLKKHMLSHSNIRPYACTFCTKSYTRKTHLNRHLLTHRTADGEVAAVQVAEEP; encoded by the exons ATGATGGATTCTATGATG CAGCTGGATGAAGACGTAAGCGAATGCTGGTCTGCTTTGTTGACACTCACCGACAAATTGACAAAGAGTCCAGACAATTCTCAACGCCTCCTACAG GAGGTGTTTGACCAGAGGTTTGACTCCGCCCTCCAGTCCCTCATATCTGACTTTCTGTCCAGGATCGAGCAGCTCTTTCCTGTTCCCGACTTCAAACAG GCTGCCTCCTGGTTGGATGCTGCCCCCTCTGGGCTGGAGGACTGTCTGCAGAAGGCGGACAAGGATGATCTGAGGGAGCTGCTGACCAATCAGAGCTCTTTACAGGGACAGGCACTGGCGACAG tcGGTTGTGATACAGAGGAGACCCTCCTGTCAGTGTGGTCCCACCCCCTTTTCACTAAACTGATCAATCCCAACCCTCCTCCACCTGAAACGGAGATCCAATCAGATGTGCTACCTGAGGTTAGTAGCCCCTTGCAGCTGGACGTGGAGCTGGtgaaggtggaggtggtggtgatAACAGAGGACGAGCAGGAAGAGATCGAGGAGACTGTGATTGGTTCAGAGCTGGAGGCGTCCAATGAGAGCTCGGCAGCAGTCAGCAATGAATGTGCAGTCACACCTGTGGTTGTGGAGGTGGACAG GTTGAGGGACTCATGTGAAGACATTatcaaccaatcagaagacacag ATCTCTCCTGCTCAGAGGTCACAGCTAATGCGCTGCACAGCATTTCCCACAATTCCCAGCGTGTGGCTCACAAGTGTCCTCAGTGTGGCAAATGTTTCATCTACCGCTCACAG gtgaTCCGACACCTACGCACCAACAGGTCCTGCGGTTCAGCCTTAACGACATCGGTGCTCGAACAGACTCAACCTGGCGGTGCTGACAAAGAGCTCCGCCTCCCTCAGAACAGCCCCCCTCCCCGTCCTGTCAGGTCTCTGTCCTGCTTCCAGTGCAACGCCATGTTCAAGACCAAAGCCGAGCTGCTGTCGCACCAGCGCACACACCGGGCACGCCCCATCTACCACTGCGTCCAGTGCGACAAGGAGTTCCACCACCTATCCAGCCTGACCAATCACAAGCAGACGCACCTGGACAAGGGAGGCTTCACCTGCAGCCGGTGTAACAAGGTGTTCGAGTCGGCCAAGGAGAGGGACGCCCATCGGCTGCAGCACCGGCTGCCCGACCTCACCTGCACCATGTGTGATCAGACGTTCAGCTCACAGACGCGACTGCTGCGACACCTGCAGACGCACTCGGTGGAGGGGGCGAAGCTCCGCTACAACTGCCGCTTCTGTGACCAGACCTTCTCAG GGGTGACCCAGCTTCGTATCCACCAGCGCACACACACCTTCCGCTCGTACCAGTGCGACCTGTGCAGCAAGACATACGGCTCGCTCACGGGCCTGCAGTCCCACCGGGCGACCCACACCGCTGAGAGCCGCTTCCTGTGCTCGCAGTGCGGTAAGCGCTTCAAGACCCGCGACGGCCTGGAGGGCCACCTGAGGACACACACTGGGGAGCGGCCCTACCGCTGCCCCTACTGCTCCAAAGACTTCACCGCGCTCGCCGGCCTCAACGTGCACGTGCGGCGGCACACCGGGGAGCGGCCGTACGTGTGCACGGTGTGCGGTAAAGGCTGGCCATCTGGCGGTGACCTCCAGAAACACATGAGGACGCACACGGGCGAGCGGCCCTATGTCTGCCAGGACTGCGGGAAGGCCTTCTCCATTTCCTGTCACCTGACTGAGCACCGGAGGATACACACAG GAGAGAAGCCGTTCTCGTGTCCGGAGTGCGGGAAATGTTTACGGAGGaagtttgacctgaagaaacaCATGTTGTCCCACAGCAACATCCGTCCCTACGCCTGCACCTTCTGCACCAAGAGCTACACCCGCAAAACTCACCTGAACAGACACCTGCTCACACACCGGACTGCCGACGGTGAGGTGGCGGCAGTGCAGGTGGCCGAGGAACCCTGA
- the LOC134620352 gene encoding zinc finger protein ZFMSA12A-like isoform X3 has product MASLLPLSSLRLLVPPLRLLTAAMWQVARHEIVKHYGMLEDFVSLVTEAIPQLLTDRQRCLLLLALRAKVTLSEPKSAAIHSHLDRIHSEATLDEDVSECWSALLTLTDKLTKSPDNSQRLLQEVFDQRFDSALQSLISDFLSRIEQLFPVPDFKQAASWLDAAPSGLEDCLQKADKDDLRELLTNQSSLQGQALATVGCDTEETLLSVWSHPLFTKLINPNPPPPETEIQSDVLPEVSSPLQLDVELVKVEVVVITEDEQEEIEETVIGSELEASNESSAAVSNECAVTPVVVEVDRLRDSCEDIINQSEDTDLSCSEVTANALHSISHNSQRVAHKCPQCGKCFIYRSQVIRHLRTNRSCGSALTTSVLEQTQPGGADKELRLPQNSPPPRPVRSLSCFQCNAMFKTKAELLSHQRTHRARPIYHCVQCDKEFHHLSSLTNHKQTHLDKGGFTCSRCNKVFESAKERDAHRLQHRLPDLTCTMCDQTFSSQTRLLRHLQTHSVEGAKLRYNCRFCDQTFSGVTQLRIHQRTHTFRSYQCDLCSKTYGSLTGLQSHRATHTAESRFLCSQCGKRFKTRDGLEGHLRTHTGERPYRCPYCSKDFTALAGLNVHVRRHTGERPYVCTVCGKGWPSGGDLQKHMRTHTGERPYVCQDCGKAFSISCHLTEHRRIHTGEKPFSCPECGKCLRRKFDLKKHMLSHSNIRPYACTFCTKSYTRKTHLNRHLLTHRTADGEVAAVQVAEEP; this is encoded by the exons ATGG CttccctcctccccctctcctcCCTGCGTCTCCTCGTCCCGCCTCTCCGCCTGCTAACAGCGGCAATGTGGCAGGTCGCACGGCACGAAATAGTGAAGCATTATGGGATGCTGGAGGACTTTGTTTCCCTGGTGACTGAGGCCATCCCGCAACTGCTGACGGACAGACAGAggtgtctgctgctgctggctctgagGGCAAAG gtCACGTTGTCAGAACCAAAATCAGCTGCCATCCATTCCCACCTAGACAGGATCCACTCTGAGGCAACG CTGGATGAAGACGTAAGCGAATGCTGGTCTGCTTTGTTGACACTCACCGACAAATTGACAAAGAGTCCAGACAATTCTCAACGCCTCCTACAG GAGGTGTTTGACCAGAGGTTTGACTCCGCCCTCCAGTCCCTCATATCTGACTTTCTGTCCAGGATCGAGCAGCTCTTTCCTGTTCCCGACTTCAAACAG GCTGCCTCCTGGTTGGATGCTGCCCCCTCTGGGCTGGAGGACTGTCTGCAGAAGGCGGACAAGGATGATCTGAGGGAGCTGCTGACCAATCAGAGCTCTTTACAGGGACAGGCACTGGCGACAG tcGGTTGTGATACAGAGGAGACCCTCCTGTCAGTGTGGTCCCACCCCCTTTTCACTAAACTGATCAATCCCAACCCTCCTCCACCTGAAACGGAGATCCAATCAGATGTGCTACCTGAGGTTAGTAGCCCCTTGCAGCTGGACGTGGAGCTGGtgaaggtggaggtggtggtgatAACAGAGGACGAGCAGGAAGAGATCGAGGAGACTGTGATTGGTTCAGAGCTGGAGGCGTCCAATGAGAGCTCGGCAGCAGTCAGCAATGAATGTGCAGTCACACCTGTGGTTGTGGAGGTGGACAG GTTGAGGGACTCATGTGAAGACATTatcaaccaatcagaagacacag ATCTCTCCTGCTCAGAGGTCACAGCTAATGCGCTGCACAGCATTTCCCACAATTCCCAGCGTGTGGCTCACAAGTGTCCTCAGTGTGGCAAATGTTTCATCTACCGCTCACAG gtgaTCCGACACCTACGCACCAACAGGTCCTGCGGTTCAGCCTTAACGACATCGGTGCTCGAACAGACTCAACCTGGCGGTGCTGACAAAGAGCTCCGCCTCCCTCAGAACAGCCCCCCTCCCCGTCCTGTCAGGTCTCTGTCCTGCTTCCAGTGCAACGCCATGTTCAAGACCAAAGCCGAGCTGCTGTCGCACCAGCGCACACACCGGGCACGCCCCATCTACCACTGCGTCCAGTGCGACAAGGAGTTCCACCACCTATCCAGCCTGACCAATCACAAGCAGACGCACCTGGACAAGGGAGGCTTCACCTGCAGCCGGTGTAACAAGGTGTTCGAGTCGGCCAAGGAGAGGGACGCCCATCGGCTGCAGCACCGGCTGCCCGACCTCACCTGCACCATGTGTGATCAGACGTTCAGCTCACAGACGCGACTGCTGCGACACCTGCAGACGCACTCGGTGGAGGGGGCGAAGCTCCGCTACAACTGCCGCTTCTGTGACCAGACCTTCTCAG GGGTGACCCAGCTTCGTATCCACCAGCGCACACACACCTTCCGCTCGTACCAGTGCGACCTGTGCAGCAAGACATACGGCTCGCTCACGGGCCTGCAGTCCCACCGGGCGACCCACACCGCTGAGAGCCGCTTCCTGTGCTCGCAGTGCGGTAAGCGCTTCAAGACCCGCGACGGCCTGGAGGGCCACCTGAGGACACACACTGGGGAGCGGCCCTACCGCTGCCCCTACTGCTCCAAAGACTTCACCGCGCTCGCCGGCCTCAACGTGCACGTGCGGCGGCACACCGGGGAGCGGCCGTACGTGTGCACGGTGTGCGGTAAAGGCTGGCCATCTGGCGGTGACCTCCAGAAACACATGAGGACGCACACGGGCGAGCGGCCCTATGTCTGCCAGGACTGCGGGAAGGCCTTCTCCATTTCCTGTCACCTGACTGAGCACCGGAGGATACACACAG GAGAGAAGCCGTTCTCGTGTCCGGAGTGCGGGAAATGTTTACGGAGGaagtttgacctgaagaaacaCATGTTGTCCCACAGCAACATCCGTCCCTACGCCTGCACCTTCTGCACCAAGAGCTACACCCGCAAAACTCACCTGAACAGACACCTGCTCACACACCGGACTGCCGACGGTGAGGTGGCGGCAGTGCAGGTGGCCGAGGAACCCTGA
- the LOC134620352 gene encoding zinc finger protein ZFMSA12A-like isoform X2 — protein MASLLPLSSLRLLVPPLRLLTAAMWQVARHEIVKHYGMLEDFVSLVTEAIPQLLTDRQRCLLLLALRAKVTLSEPKSAAIHSHLDRIHSEATQLDEDVSECWSALLTLTDKLTKSPDNSQRLLQEVFDQRFDSALQSLISDFLSRIEQLFPVPDFKQAASWLDAAPSGLEDCLQKADKDDLRELLTNQSSLQGQALATVGCDTEETLLSVWSHPLFTKLINPNPPPPETEIQSDVLPEVSSPLQLDVELVKVEVVVITEDEQEEIEETVIGSELEASNESSAAVSNECAVTPVVVEVDRLRDSCEDIINQSEDTDLSCSEVTANALHSISHNSQRVAHKCPQCGKCFIYRSQVIRHLRTNRSCGSALTTSVLEQTQPGGADKELRLPQNSPPPRPVRSLSCFQCNAMFKTKAELLSHQRTHRARPIYHCVQCDKEFHHLSSLTNHKQTHLDKGGFTCSRCNKVFESAKERDAHRLQHRLPDLTCTMCDQTFSSQTRLLRHLQTHSVEGAKLRYNCRFCDQTFSGVTQLRIHQRTHTFRSYQCDLCSKTYGSLTGLQSHRATHTAESRFLCSQCGKRFKTRDGLEGHLRTHTGERPYRCPYCSKDFTALAGLNVHVRRHTGERPYVCTVCGKGWPSGGDLQKHMRTHTGERPYVCQDCGKAFSISCHLTEHRRIHTGEKPFSCPECGKCLRRKFDLKKHMLSHSNIRPYACTFCTKSYTRKTHLNRHLLTHRTADGEVAAVQVAEEP, from the exons ATGG CttccctcctccccctctcctcCCTGCGTCTCCTCGTCCCGCCTCTCCGCCTGCTAACAGCGGCAATGTGGCAGGTCGCACGGCACGAAATAGTGAAGCATTATGGGATGCTGGAGGACTTTGTTTCCCTGGTGACTGAGGCCATCCCGCAACTGCTGACGGACAGACAGAggtgtctgctgctgctggctctgagGGCAAAG gtCACGTTGTCAGAACCAAAATCAGCTGCCATCCATTCCCACCTAGACAGGATCCACTCTGAGGCAACG CAGCTGGATGAAGACGTAAGCGAATGCTGGTCTGCTTTGTTGACACTCACCGACAAATTGACAAAGAGTCCAGACAATTCTCAACGCCTCCTACAG GAGGTGTTTGACCAGAGGTTTGACTCCGCCCTCCAGTCCCTCATATCTGACTTTCTGTCCAGGATCGAGCAGCTCTTTCCTGTTCCCGACTTCAAACAG GCTGCCTCCTGGTTGGATGCTGCCCCCTCTGGGCTGGAGGACTGTCTGCAGAAGGCGGACAAGGATGATCTGAGGGAGCTGCTGACCAATCAGAGCTCTTTACAGGGACAGGCACTGGCGACAG tcGGTTGTGATACAGAGGAGACCCTCCTGTCAGTGTGGTCCCACCCCCTTTTCACTAAACTGATCAATCCCAACCCTCCTCCACCTGAAACGGAGATCCAATCAGATGTGCTACCTGAGGTTAGTAGCCCCTTGCAGCTGGACGTGGAGCTGGtgaaggtggaggtggtggtgatAACAGAGGACGAGCAGGAAGAGATCGAGGAGACTGTGATTGGTTCAGAGCTGGAGGCGTCCAATGAGAGCTCGGCAGCAGTCAGCAATGAATGTGCAGTCACACCTGTGGTTGTGGAGGTGGACAG GTTGAGGGACTCATGTGAAGACATTatcaaccaatcagaagacacag ATCTCTCCTGCTCAGAGGTCACAGCTAATGCGCTGCACAGCATTTCCCACAATTCCCAGCGTGTGGCTCACAAGTGTCCTCAGTGTGGCAAATGTTTCATCTACCGCTCACAG gtgaTCCGACACCTACGCACCAACAGGTCCTGCGGTTCAGCCTTAACGACATCGGTGCTCGAACAGACTCAACCTGGCGGTGCTGACAAAGAGCTCCGCCTCCCTCAGAACAGCCCCCCTCCCCGTCCTGTCAGGTCTCTGTCCTGCTTCCAGTGCAACGCCATGTTCAAGACCAAAGCCGAGCTGCTGTCGCACCAGCGCACACACCGGGCACGCCCCATCTACCACTGCGTCCAGTGCGACAAGGAGTTCCACCACCTATCCAGCCTGACCAATCACAAGCAGACGCACCTGGACAAGGGAGGCTTCACCTGCAGCCGGTGTAACAAGGTGTTCGAGTCGGCCAAGGAGAGGGACGCCCATCGGCTGCAGCACCGGCTGCCCGACCTCACCTGCACCATGTGTGATCAGACGTTCAGCTCACAGACGCGACTGCTGCGACACCTGCAGACGCACTCGGTGGAGGGGGCGAAGCTCCGCTACAACTGCCGCTTCTGTGACCAGACCTTCTCAG GGGTGACCCAGCTTCGTATCCACCAGCGCACACACACCTTCCGCTCGTACCAGTGCGACCTGTGCAGCAAGACATACGGCTCGCTCACGGGCCTGCAGTCCCACCGGGCGACCCACACCGCTGAGAGCCGCTTCCTGTGCTCGCAGTGCGGTAAGCGCTTCAAGACCCGCGACGGCCTGGAGGGCCACCTGAGGACACACACTGGGGAGCGGCCCTACCGCTGCCCCTACTGCTCCAAAGACTTCACCGCGCTCGCCGGCCTCAACGTGCACGTGCGGCGGCACACCGGGGAGCGGCCGTACGTGTGCACGGTGTGCGGTAAAGGCTGGCCATCTGGCGGTGACCTCCAGAAACACATGAGGACGCACACGGGCGAGCGGCCCTATGTCTGCCAGGACTGCGGGAAGGCCTTCTCCATTTCCTGTCACCTGACTGAGCACCGGAGGATACACACAG GAGAGAAGCCGTTCTCGTGTCCGGAGTGCGGGAAATGTTTACGGAGGaagtttgacctgaagaaacaCATGTTGTCCCACAGCAACATCCGTCCCTACGCCTGCACCTTCTGCACCAAGAGCTACACCCGCAAAACTCACCTGAACAGACACCTGCTCACACACCGGACTGCCGACGGTGAGGTGGCGGCAGTGCAGGTGGCCGAGGAACCCTGA
- the LOC134620352 gene encoding zinc finger protein ZFMSA12A-like isoform X1: MASLLPLSSLRLLVPPLRLLTAAMWQVARHEIVKHYGMLEDFVSLVTEAIPQLLTDRQRCLLLLALRAKVTLSEPKSAAIHSHLDRIHSEATVRPQQLDEDVSECWSALLTLTDKLTKSPDNSQRLLQEVFDQRFDSALQSLISDFLSRIEQLFPVPDFKQAASWLDAAPSGLEDCLQKADKDDLRELLTNQSSLQGQALATVGCDTEETLLSVWSHPLFTKLINPNPPPPETEIQSDVLPEVSSPLQLDVELVKVEVVVITEDEQEEIEETVIGSELEASNESSAAVSNECAVTPVVVEVDRLRDSCEDIINQSEDTDLSCSEVTANALHSISHNSQRVAHKCPQCGKCFIYRSQVIRHLRTNRSCGSALTTSVLEQTQPGGADKELRLPQNSPPPRPVRSLSCFQCNAMFKTKAELLSHQRTHRARPIYHCVQCDKEFHHLSSLTNHKQTHLDKGGFTCSRCNKVFESAKERDAHRLQHRLPDLTCTMCDQTFSSQTRLLRHLQTHSVEGAKLRYNCRFCDQTFSGVTQLRIHQRTHTFRSYQCDLCSKTYGSLTGLQSHRATHTAESRFLCSQCGKRFKTRDGLEGHLRTHTGERPYRCPYCSKDFTALAGLNVHVRRHTGERPYVCTVCGKGWPSGGDLQKHMRTHTGERPYVCQDCGKAFSISCHLTEHRRIHTGEKPFSCPECGKCLRRKFDLKKHMLSHSNIRPYACTFCTKSYTRKTHLNRHLLTHRTADGEVAAVQVAEEP; the protein is encoded by the exons ATGG CttccctcctccccctctcctcCCTGCGTCTCCTCGTCCCGCCTCTCCGCCTGCTAACAGCGGCAATGTGGCAGGTCGCACGGCACGAAATAGTGAAGCATTATGGGATGCTGGAGGACTTTGTTTCCCTGGTGACTGAGGCCATCCCGCAACTGCTGACGGACAGACAGAggtgtctgctgctgctggctctgagGGCAAAG gtCACGTTGTCAGAACCAAAATCAGCTGCCATCCATTCCCACCTAGACAGGATCCACTCTGAGGCAACGGTGAGACCACAA CAGCTGGATGAAGACGTAAGCGAATGCTGGTCTGCTTTGTTGACACTCACCGACAAATTGACAAAGAGTCCAGACAATTCTCAACGCCTCCTACAG GAGGTGTTTGACCAGAGGTTTGACTCCGCCCTCCAGTCCCTCATATCTGACTTTCTGTCCAGGATCGAGCAGCTCTTTCCTGTTCCCGACTTCAAACAG GCTGCCTCCTGGTTGGATGCTGCCCCCTCTGGGCTGGAGGACTGTCTGCAGAAGGCGGACAAGGATGATCTGAGGGAGCTGCTGACCAATCAGAGCTCTTTACAGGGACAGGCACTGGCGACAG tcGGTTGTGATACAGAGGAGACCCTCCTGTCAGTGTGGTCCCACCCCCTTTTCACTAAACTGATCAATCCCAACCCTCCTCCACCTGAAACGGAGATCCAATCAGATGTGCTACCTGAGGTTAGTAGCCCCTTGCAGCTGGACGTGGAGCTGGtgaaggtggaggtggtggtgatAACAGAGGACGAGCAGGAAGAGATCGAGGAGACTGTGATTGGTTCAGAGCTGGAGGCGTCCAATGAGAGCTCGGCAGCAGTCAGCAATGAATGTGCAGTCACACCTGTGGTTGTGGAGGTGGACAG GTTGAGGGACTCATGTGAAGACATTatcaaccaatcagaagacacag ATCTCTCCTGCTCAGAGGTCACAGCTAATGCGCTGCACAGCATTTCCCACAATTCCCAGCGTGTGGCTCACAAGTGTCCTCAGTGTGGCAAATGTTTCATCTACCGCTCACAG gtgaTCCGACACCTACGCACCAACAGGTCCTGCGGTTCAGCCTTAACGACATCGGTGCTCGAACAGACTCAACCTGGCGGTGCTGACAAAGAGCTCCGCCTCCCTCAGAACAGCCCCCCTCCCCGTCCTGTCAGGTCTCTGTCCTGCTTCCAGTGCAACGCCATGTTCAAGACCAAAGCCGAGCTGCTGTCGCACCAGCGCACACACCGGGCACGCCCCATCTACCACTGCGTCCAGTGCGACAAGGAGTTCCACCACCTATCCAGCCTGACCAATCACAAGCAGACGCACCTGGACAAGGGAGGCTTCACCTGCAGCCGGTGTAACAAGGTGTTCGAGTCGGCCAAGGAGAGGGACGCCCATCGGCTGCAGCACCGGCTGCCCGACCTCACCTGCACCATGTGTGATCAGACGTTCAGCTCACAGACGCGACTGCTGCGACACCTGCAGACGCACTCGGTGGAGGGGGCGAAGCTCCGCTACAACTGCCGCTTCTGTGACCAGACCTTCTCAG GGGTGACCCAGCTTCGTATCCACCAGCGCACACACACCTTCCGCTCGTACCAGTGCGACCTGTGCAGCAAGACATACGGCTCGCTCACGGGCCTGCAGTCCCACCGGGCGACCCACACCGCTGAGAGCCGCTTCCTGTGCTCGCAGTGCGGTAAGCGCTTCAAGACCCGCGACGGCCTGGAGGGCCACCTGAGGACACACACTGGGGAGCGGCCCTACCGCTGCCCCTACTGCTCCAAAGACTTCACCGCGCTCGCCGGCCTCAACGTGCACGTGCGGCGGCACACCGGGGAGCGGCCGTACGTGTGCACGGTGTGCGGTAAAGGCTGGCCATCTGGCGGTGACCTCCAGAAACACATGAGGACGCACACGGGCGAGCGGCCCTATGTCTGCCAGGACTGCGGGAAGGCCTTCTCCATTTCCTGTCACCTGACTGAGCACCGGAGGATACACACAG GAGAGAAGCCGTTCTCGTGTCCGGAGTGCGGGAAATGTTTACGGAGGaagtttgacctgaagaaacaCATGTTGTCCCACAGCAACATCCGTCCCTACGCCTGCACCTTCTGCACCAAGAGCTACACCCGCAAAACTCACCTGAACAGACACCTGCTCACACACCGGACTGCCGACGGTGAGGTGGCGGCAGTGCAGGTGGCCGAGGAACCCTGA
- the LOC134620352 gene encoding zinc finger protein ZFMSA12A-like isoform X4: protein MFFKHPLIHRIHDGFYDGELARCCCSKASPNYNTATSMLQLQLDEDVSECWSALLTLTDKLTKSPDNSQRLLQEVFDQRFDSALQSLISDFLSRIEQLFPVPDFKQAASWLDAAPSGLEDCLQKADKDDLRELLTNQSSLQGQALATVGCDTEETLLSVWSHPLFTKLINPNPPPPETEIQSDVLPEVSSPLQLDVELVKVEVVVITEDEQEEIEETVIGSELEASNESSAAVSNECAVTPVVVEVDRLRDSCEDIINQSEDTDLSCSEVTANALHSISHNSQRVAHKCPQCGKCFIYRSQVIRHLRTNRSCGSALTTSVLEQTQPGGADKELRLPQNSPPPRPVRSLSCFQCNAMFKTKAELLSHQRTHRARPIYHCVQCDKEFHHLSSLTNHKQTHLDKGGFTCSRCNKVFESAKERDAHRLQHRLPDLTCTMCDQTFSSQTRLLRHLQTHSVEGAKLRYNCRFCDQTFSGVTQLRIHQRTHTFRSYQCDLCSKTYGSLTGLQSHRATHTAESRFLCSQCGKRFKTRDGLEGHLRTHTGERPYRCPYCSKDFTALAGLNVHVRRHTGERPYVCTVCGKGWPSGGDLQKHMRTHTGERPYVCQDCGKAFSISCHLTEHRRIHTGEKPFSCPECGKCLRRKFDLKKHMLSHSNIRPYACTFCTKSYTRKTHLNRHLLTHRTADGEVAAVQVAEEP, encoded by the exons ATGTTCTTCAAGCACCCTCTGATACACAGAATTCATGATGGATTCTATGATGGTGAGCTGGCCAGGTGCTGCTGCAGCAAAGCATCCCCAAACTACAATACTGCCACCTCCATGCTTCAGTTG CAGCTGGATGAAGACGTAAGCGAATGCTGGTCTGCTTTGTTGACACTCACCGACAAATTGACAAAGAGTCCAGACAATTCTCAACGCCTCCTACAG GAGGTGTTTGACCAGAGGTTTGACTCCGCCCTCCAGTCCCTCATATCTGACTTTCTGTCCAGGATCGAGCAGCTCTTTCCTGTTCCCGACTTCAAACAG GCTGCCTCCTGGTTGGATGCTGCCCCCTCTGGGCTGGAGGACTGTCTGCAGAAGGCGGACAAGGATGATCTGAGGGAGCTGCTGACCAATCAGAGCTCTTTACAGGGACAGGCACTGGCGACAG tcGGTTGTGATACAGAGGAGACCCTCCTGTCAGTGTGGTCCCACCCCCTTTTCACTAAACTGATCAATCCCAACCCTCCTCCACCTGAAACGGAGATCCAATCAGATGTGCTACCTGAGGTTAGTAGCCCCTTGCAGCTGGACGTGGAGCTGGtgaaggtggaggtggtggtgatAACAGAGGACGAGCAGGAAGAGATCGAGGAGACTGTGATTGGTTCAGAGCTGGAGGCGTCCAATGAGAGCTCGGCAGCAGTCAGCAATGAATGTGCAGTCACACCTGTGGTTGTGGAGGTGGACAG GTTGAGGGACTCATGTGAAGACATTatcaaccaatcagaagacacag ATCTCTCCTGCTCAGAGGTCACAGCTAATGCGCTGCACAGCATTTCCCACAATTCCCAGCGTGTGGCTCACAAGTGTCCTCAGTGTGGCAAATGTTTCATCTACCGCTCACAG gtgaTCCGACACCTACGCACCAACAGGTCCTGCGGTTCAGCCTTAACGACATCGGTGCTCGAACAGACTCAACCTGGCGGTGCTGACAAAGAGCTCCGCCTCCCTCAGAACAGCCCCCCTCCCCGTCCTGTCAGGTCTCTGTCCTGCTTCCAGTGCAACGCCATGTTCAAGACCAAAGCCGAGCTGCTGTCGCACCAGCGCACACACCGGGCACGCCCCATCTACCACTGCGTCCAGTGCGACAAGGAGTTCCACCACCTATCCAGCCTGACCAATCACAAGCAGACGCACCTGGACAAGGGAGGCTTCACCTGCAGCCGGTGTAACAAGGTGTTCGAGTCGGCCAAGGAGAGGGACGCCCATCGGCTGCAGCACCGGCTGCCCGACCTCACCTGCACCATGTGTGATCAGACGTTCAGCTCACAGACGCGACTGCTGCGACACCTGCAGACGCACTCGGTGGAGGGGGCGAAGCTCCGCTACAACTGCCGCTTCTGTGACCAGACCTTCTCAG GGGTGACCCAGCTTCGTATCCACCAGCGCACACACACCTTCCGCTCGTACCAGTGCGACCTGTGCAGCAAGACATACGGCTCGCTCACGGGCCTGCAGTCCCACCGGGCGACCCACACCGCTGAGAGCCGCTTCCTGTGCTCGCAGTGCGGTAAGCGCTTCAAGACCCGCGACGGCCTGGAGGGCCACCTGAGGACACACACTGGGGAGCGGCCCTACCGCTGCCCCTACTGCTCCAAAGACTTCACCGCGCTCGCCGGCCTCAACGTGCACGTGCGGCGGCACACCGGGGAGCGGCCGTACGTGTGCACGGTGTGCGGTAAAGGCTGGCCATCTGGCGGTGACCTCCAGAAACACATGAGGACGCACACGGGCGAGCGGCCCTATGTCTGCCAGGACTGCGGGAAGGCCTTCTCCATTTCCTGTCACCTGACTGAGCACCGGAGGATACACACAG GAGAGAAGCCGTTCTCGTGTCCGGAGTGCGGGAAATGTTTACGGAGGaagtttgacctgaagaaacaCATGTTGTCCCACAGCAACATCCGTCCCTACGCCTGCACCTTCTGCACCAAGAGCTACACCCGCAAAACTCACCTGAACAGACACCTGCTCACACACCGGACTGCCGACGGTGAGGTGGCGGCAGTGCAGGTGGCCGAGGAACCCTGA